From Sardina pilchardus chromosome 9, fSarPil1.1, whole genome shotgun sequence, a single genomic window includes:
- the tusc2b gene encoding tumor suppressor 2, mitochondrial calcium regulator b: protein MGGSGSKTKSYWPFSGSAGGGDEQAKEGNDQSLARPRSFRTATPFVFTRRSSLYYDEDGDLAHEFYEEIVVTKNGRKKAKLKRIQKNLISQGMVKLDHPSIHADFPVVICEG from the exons ATGGGAGGCAGTGGCTCCAAAACCAAAAGCTATTGGCCATTTTCTGGTTCCGCTGGTGGTGGTGACGAACAAGCCAAAGAGGGAAATGATCAGTCATTGGCACGCCCGCGAAGTTTCAGGACTGCAACTCCCTTCGTGTTTACCAGACGAAG CTCACTTTACTATGACGAGGATGGAGACCTGGCTCACGAATTTTATGAGGAAATCGTGGTGACAAAAAATGGTCGGAAGAAGGCCAAGTTGAAAAGGATTCAGAAGAACCTTATATCTCAG GGAATGGTCAAGCTGGATCACCCTTCTATACATGCAGATTTCCCAGTGGTCATCTGTGAGGGTTGA
- the rassf1 gene encoding ras association domain-containing protein 1 codes for MSVRKCELIELRDLTLVDGIELAPPPPAPTAPRTPRQGRAAERPILGAVVRLVGDTVRVEEPASLSGQPGEGHDFQPCSQAHLSWCDVCGEFIWGLYKQSLRCVNCKYTCHHRCLPFIQLDCCHSSAFFDQSDIFEETIETDTNVDEQIDWGKQELTASEIQKKVKEYNAQINGNLFMVLNRDGSYTGFIKVQFKLSRPVSLPPPRRSCSSQDGSWQDSTGTQRRTSFYLPKDAAKHLHISSHTRAREVIEALLNKFTVVDNPAKFALFERIERQNQVYLRKLPDDECPLQLRLCAGPSEKSLSLVLRENETGEVNWDAFTMPELHNFLRILQREEEAHIRQIVRRHTLARERMKEALTKITAPG; via the exons ATGTCAGTGAGAAAGTGTGAGCTCATAGAGCTGAGGGACCTCACGTTGGTTGATGGCATCGAGttggccccccctccccctgctccaACGGCCCCTCGGACGCCAAGGCAGGGTCGGGCGGCAGAGCGTCCGATTTTGGGTGCGGTGGTGCGGCTCGTGGGGGACActgtgagggtggaggagccAGCCAGCCTCAGTGGACAGCCAGGAGAGGGTCATGACTTCCAGCCTTGCAGTCAAGCGCACCTGTCCTGGTGCGACGTGTGTGGAGAGTTCATCTGGGGCCTCTACAAACAGAGTTTACGCTGCGTCA ATTGCAAGTACACTTGTCATCACCGTTGCCTGCCCTTCATACAGCTGGACTGCTGTCATAGCAGTGCCTTCTTTGACCAATCTGACATCTTTGAGGAGACCATAGAAACAGACACAAATGTG GATGAGCAGATTGACTGGGGGAAACAGGAGCTGACTGCCAGTGAAATTCAGAAGAAGGTGAAGGAGTACAATGCTCAAATCAACGGCAACCTCTTCATGGTCCTT AATCGAGATGGCTCGTACACAGGATTCATTAAGGTCCAGTTTAAGCTGTCCAGGCCTGTGTCTTTGCCGCCACCCCGCCGCAGCTGCTCCAGCCAGGATGGCTCTTGGCAGGACAGCACAGGAACACAGCGGCGAACGTCCTTCTATCTGCCCAAGGATGCAGCCAAGCACCTCCACATCAGCTCCCACACACGTGCCCGTGAGGTTATTGAAGCTCTGCTGAACAAGTTCACAGTGGTGGATAATCCCGCTAAATTCGCCCTGTTTGAGCGCATAGAACGACAGAACCAAG TCTACTTACGTAAACTACCTGACGACGAATGCCCTCTTCAGTTACGTTTGTGTGCGGGGCCCAGTGAGAAATCCCTGAGTCTGGTGCTCAGAGAAAATGAGACTGGAGAGGTCAAC TGGGATGCCTTCACCATGCCCGAGCTTCACAACTTCCTGAGGATCCTGCAGCGAGAGGAGGAGGCGCACATACGTCAGATCGTCCGGCGGCACACCTTGGCCCGTGAGAGAATGAAGGAGGCGCTGACCAAAATCACAGCACCAGGATGA